One window from the genome of Anguilla rostrata isolate EN2019 chromosome 5, ASM1855537v3, whole genome shotgun sequence encodes:
- the LOC135255413 gene encoding transmembrane 6 superfamily member 1-like isoform X3, which translates to MTFYLKEADPYINTAHGHMISYWDGCAHYLMYLLMVAAITWGASYRAIGLYWVGSFLMRIIVYIPGNVVGKYGTQLSPLFFVHSLYILISVWACFRVFSQPPTQEALSTSIQEVHKQSLMQRPLDFIFAIYLILASAFCIFRGLVALDCPTQWCQEYVQRCEPYLKDPSAYPKIQMLANMFYSVPYYTIMLYGLVVPGCDWIPDLTLVHSGAVAQAQFSHIGASLHTRTPFTYRVPEAGKTLFLIVNTLYGLIPQILSYRCVNSPHFFLKHRQDKND; encoded by the exons ATGACCTTTTACTTAAAAGAG GCAGACCCTTACATCAACACAGCACACGGACATATGATTTCCTACTGGGATGGCTGTGCACATTATCTCATGTACTTGCTGATGGTTGCAGCAATAACCTGGGg GGCAAGTTACAGAGCTATTGGCCTCTACTGGGTGGGATCCTTCCTAATGCGCATAATAGTCTACATTCCTGGCAATGTTGTTG GAAAGTATGGGACCCAGCTGAGCCCCCTGTTCTTTGTACACTCATTGTACATCCTGATCTCCGTGTGGGCATGTTTTCGTGTCTTCAGCCAGCCACCCACACAGGAAGCACTGTCCACG AGCATCCAGGAAGTCCATAAGCAGAGTCTGATGCAAAGACCGCTGGATTTCATCTTTGCCATCTACCTCATCCTTGCCAGTGCTTTCTGCATCTTCAGAGGTTTG GTTGCACTGGACTGTCCAACCCAGTGGTGTCAGGAGTACGTCCAGCGCTGTGAGCCTTACCTGAAAGACCCTTCGGCCTATCCAAAAATCCAG ATGTTGGCAAACATGTTTTACTCTGTGCCGTACTACACGATAATGCTCTATGGACTGGTCGTCCCAGGCTGTGACTGGATTCCTGACCTGACACTGGTACACTCCGGAGCAGTAGCACAA GCCCAGTTCTCACACATCGGTGCCTCCCTACACACCAGGACACCCTTCACCTACAGAGTCCCAGAAGCCGGCAAAACCCTCTTCCTGATAGTCAACACCCTGTATGGCCTGATACCCCAAATTCTCAGCTACCGCTGTGTTAACAGCCCCCACTTCTTcctaaaacacagacaggacaaAAACGACTGA